Proteins from a single region of Aureibacter tunicatorum:
- the tmk gene encoding dTMP kinase, translating into MLGKIITIEGLDGAGKSTQIDLMIKKLESLGLKYKYIHFPMLNKGVYGGLIAKFLRGEFGELDDVHPTLVALLFAEDRKEHKSKLLQWLSEGYVVILDRYVNSNIAFQCAKVATQSEKDELKSWILDFEFNHNDLPKPDISFFLDVPLEIIEKSLQKERTGEDRAYLNGKEDIHESSFELQRNVYQEYNVLLDEQADFHRIDCFSDQKEWLSPEDIHNVIFSKINEMSSAD; encoded by the coding sequence ATGTTGGGTAAAATAATAACCATAGAAGGCTTGGATGGCGCTGGCAAGTCAACGCAGATTGATCTAATGATTAAGAAGTTGGAGTCTTTGGGATTGAAATACAAATACATTCACTTTCCCATGTTGAATAAGGGGGTGTATGGTGGTTTGATCGCTAAGTTCCTCAGGGGAGAGTTTGGCGAATTGGATGATGTGCATCCGACACTCGTTGCTTTGCTATTTGCAGAAGATCGAAAGGAGCATAAAAGCAAGCTTTTGCAATGGTTGAGCGAAGGCTATGTTGTTATTTTGGATCGATATGTTAATTCAAATATCGCTTTTCAATGCGCAAAAGTAGCAACACAGTCAGAAAAAGATGAGTTGAAGAGTTGGATATTAGATTTTGAGTTCAATCATAATGATTTGCCAAAGCCTGATATCTCGTTTTTTTTGGATGTGCCCCTTGAAATTATCGAGAAATCGTTGCAGAAGGAACGCACTGGAGAAGATAGAGCGTATTTGAATGGCAAAGAGGATATACATGAGAGCTCTTTTGAATTGCAGAGAAATGTTTACCAAGAGTACAATGTATTATTGGATGAGCAGGCAGATTTTCATCGTATAGATTGTTTTTCGGATCAAAAAGAATGGCTGTCGCCGGAAGATATCCATAATGTCATATTCAGCAAGATAAATGAAATGTCATCAGCCGATTAA
- a CDS encoding SRPBCC family protein yields the protein MIEKTAIIENSLDSIPNLTRCEQVSKDEMQGLAADLTHAVYSHDELYENFCPVHSYINCPPEKVFEYMSNPHCLAEWTYSMRELKPVDDNGLYVGREMLEEGTDIYFKVISNKEAGIVDYHCAWDQGEELWMVYLNRIVDAQLVFNKPGSVLFWQNCRHPYYDKNPHKDLAPKDRAWVGDFWDLFYAGHSIELQNLKNILEHRHANNLPIGPLTNL from the coding sequence ATGATCGAAAAAACAGCAATCATCGAAAACTCACTTGACAGCATCCCAAACCTCACAAGATGCGAGCAAGTTTCCAAAGACGAAATGCAAGGATTAGCAGCGGATTTGACGCATGCGGTTTATTCTCATGACGAATTGTATGAAAACTTTTGCCCTGTGCATAGCTATATTAATTGCCCACCCGAGAAAGTTTTTGAATATATGAGCAACCCTCACTGCCTTGCCGAATGGACATATAGCATGCGAGAGCTTAAACCCGTTGATGACAATGGTCTTTACGTAGGTAGAGAAATGCTTGAAGAAGGCACAGACATTTATTTCAAAGTGATTTCAAACAAAGAAGCCGGAATAGTTGACTATCATTGCGCATGGGACCAAGGAGAAGAGCTTTGGATGGTATATTTGAACAGAATCGTCGACGCTCAACTTGTATTCAACAAACCGGGATCAGTGCTTTTCTGGCAAAACTGCAGACACCCATATTATGACAAAAATCCGCATAAAGATCTAGCTCCAAAAGACAGAGCTTGGGTCGGAGATTTTTGGGATCTTTTTTATGCAGGCCATTCTATTGAGCTACAAAACTTGAAAAACATTTTAGAACACAGACATGCAAACAATCTACCCATAGGCCCTTTAACAAATCTTTAA
- a CDS encoding GNAT family N-acetyltransferase, whose translation MKIRLLNKGEAVPYDLLLLADESKEAIDKYIFGSDIYLLEHEGDILAVYVLARIDDRQSEIKNIAVKDAWQGKGLGKMLLQDACEKAKSIGCKQLLIGTGDASLKQLYIYQKAGFEMSFIRHNFFLENYPCPIFENGLQLKHMVVLAKGL comes from the coding sequence ATGAAAATAAGGTTGTTAAACAAGGGAGAGGCTGTTCCCTATGATTTGCTTCTACTCGCTGATGAATCGAAGGAAGCCATTGACAAATATATCTTTGGTTCGGATATTTATTTGCTTGAACATGAAGGCGATATCTTGGCTGTCTATGTTTTAGCAAGAATTGACGACAGGCAATCGGAGATAAAAAATATAGCAGTCAAAGATGCTTGGCAAGGAAAAGGATTGGGTAAAATGCTTTTGCAGGATGCATGCGAAAAGGCAAAATCGATAGGCTGCAAGCAGTTATTGATAGGTACAGGCGATGCTTCTTTAAAACAACTTTATATTTATCAAAAGGCGGGTTTTGAAATGTCATTTATCCGCCATAATTTCTTTTTGGAAAATTATCCTTGCCCTATTTTTGAGAATGGCCTTCAGCTGAAACACATGGTTGTACTGGCTAAGGGCTTATGA
- a CDS encoding 3-oxoacyl-ACP synthase III family protein, whose translation MNDITLSIKDLAYHLPEQIIYNDYFGEEEKRNKSKMFAGTNERRHFKEEELASDHMEICAQQIIERNNLDPEQDIDMIVTNVSYPDEPFTGSGIVLAKKIGAKVPHVFDLHNTGCVAFINMLDMVKAYMKSYGIKSALVCASQTAGGRIFGKEDTRQLAQSCVPGDGTAVAYVTNDSENKVSHITLNNNPENGEDMTLYYEDDKKWWQGNRSSGSIEFPESKTAAIFMRGNRLVPRAIKDVCKQAEMKTSEIDYLITNQPNPIFLRNWRESIQLPKERHLDTFEKYANLFGAGIPITLGEHMEKGTFQKGDTICLAGFAHAGDFSSAAIVKWG comes from the coding sequence ATGAACGATATAACTTTATCCATAAAGGACCTTGCCTACCATTTGCCAGAGCAAATAATTTATAATGATTACTTTGGTGAAGAAGAAAAGCGCAACAAAAGCAAAATGTTCGCTGGCACAAATGAAAGAAGACATTTCAAAGAAGAAGAATTAGCCTCCGATCATATGGAAATATGCGCTCAACAAATCATAGAGCGAAATAATCTAGATCCGGAACAAGATATTGACATGATAGTCACCAATGTTTCATATCCTGATGAACCCTTCACAGGCTCGGGAATTGTATTAGCCAAAAAAATTGGTGCGAAAGTACCTCATGTTTTTGACCTTCACAATACTGGCTGCGTGGCATTCATTAACATGCTTGACATGGTAAAAGCCTACATGAAAAGCTATGGCATCAAGTCTGCTCTAGTTTGCGCTTCCCAAACTGCAGGCGGAAGAATATTTGGCAAAGAAGATACTCGTCAATTAGCTCAATCTTGCGTGCCTGGAGATGGCACCGCCGTAGCTTATGTAACCAATGACAGCGAAAACAAAGTCAGTCATATTACATTGAATAACAACCCTGAAAATGGTGAAGATATGACGTTATACTACGAAGATGATAAAAAGTGGTGGCAAGGAAATAGATCCAGCGGCTCCATAGAATTCCCTGAGTCAAAAACAGCAGCCATATTCATGAGAGGCAACCGATTGGTTCCAAGAGCTATTAAGGATGTATGCAAGCAAGCCGAGATGAAAACATCGGAAATTGATTACTTGATTACCAATCAGCCCAATCCTATTTTCTTAAGAAATTGGCGAGAATCAATCCAGTTGCCAAAAGAAAGGCATCTTGACACATTCGAAAAATATGCTAATTTATTTGGCGCCGGTATTCCTATCACACTTGGCGAACATATGGAAAAAGGTACTTTCCAAAAAGGTGATACTATCTGCTTGGCGGGATTCGCTCATGCGGGAGATTTTTCTTCAGCGGCCATTGTAAAATGGGGTTGA
- a CDS encoding TolC family protein: MLLKVLICLTFTLSYPMLAYPEGLNDYLKKAAMNNPGLKAEYKEFEQAMLELPKAKSWHDPKLSFGYFIDPVETRVGAQRASLFLSQTFPWFGTFSIKGDVAEEKALALFEKFIQSRNEVFFKVKKVYYELLKLHQTIIFQKQQLEIYNDILKLVSNKDDYGKEQQLDILRIQLKIDELLTQIKDNENKRPSLHFAFMCLLNDKKIKINYDENHLEKPDSTLINQIYTIQGNPMFSMIEHQENKAKALKKLAVKNGLPDLGISFAYIFTEKREDAPNLEHNGRDAILPMLSLSIPIYRKKYKAQKKQADLMFDQWKLEKKDLMNRLNTKKYRCIYEINSAWDNFRLYSKKYPAVMNMAKLQKELYLNSNQNYIEWQRLQEKALEYLLYELKARKMFWTCHAEIQFLTGHDSSKFLSEEQINWQQKK; encoded by the coding sequence ATGCTACTCAAAGTATTGATCTGTTTGACGTTCACTCTTTCTTATCCTATGCTTGCTTATCCCGAAGGCTTGAATGACTATCTCAAGAAAGCAGCTATGAATAATCCTGGACTAAAAGCTGAGTATAAAGAATTTGAACAAGCAATGCTTGAGCTTCCAAAAGCTAAATCATGGCATGACCCCAAACTTTCCTTCGGATACTTTATCGATCCTGTGGAGACTAGAGTTGGCGCCCAAAGAGCATCCCTATTTCTTAGCCAGACATTCCCTTGGTTTGGAACTTTTTCGATCAAAGGAGATGTCGCTGAAGAAAAAGCATTGGCGCTTTTTGAGAAATTTATCCAAAGCAGAAATGAAGTTTTTTTCAAAGTCAAGAAAGTCTACTATGAACTTTTAAAACTCCACCAAACTATCATTTTCCAAAAGCAACAATTAGAGATTTATAATGACATTTTAAAGCTAGTGTCAAACAAAGATGATTACGGCAAAGAGCAACAACTTGACATTTTAAGAATACAATTGAAAATCGATGAGTTGCTAACTCAAATCAAGGACAATGAGAATAAACGTCCAAGCTTGCATTTCGCTTTCATGTGTCTATTGAATGACAAAAAAATTAAGATTAATTACGACGAAAATCATCTGGAAAAGCCCGACTCTACCCTTATCAATCAAATCTACACTATACAAGGGAATCCGATGTTCTCAATGATAGAGCATCAAGAAAATAAAGCGAAAGCGCTCAAAAAACTAGCGGTAAAAAACGGGCTTCCTGATTTAGGCATAAGCTTCGCCTACATTTTCACTGAAAAACGAGAAGATGCTCCGAATTTAGAGCATAATGGACGCGACGCAATTCTTCCTATGCTTAGTTTATCCATTCCCATATACAGAAAAAAATACAAGGCTCAAAAAAAGCAAGCAGATCTCATGTTTGACCAATGGAAATTGGAAAAAAAAGATCTTATGAACCGTCTTAACACAAAGAAATACCGATGCATTTACGAAATCAATAGCGCATGGGATAATTTCAGGCTTTATTCAAAGAAATATCCTGCCGTAATGAATATGGCAAAACTTCAAAAGGAATTATATCTAAATAGCAATCAAAATTACATCGAATGGCAAAGACTTCAAGAAAAAGCATTGGAGTATCTGCTTTATGAATTAAAGGCTCGAAAAATGTTTTGGACATGCCATGCCGAAATACAATTTCTTACAGGACACGACTCTTCAAAGTTCCTCTCCGAGGAACAAATTAATTGGCAACAAAAAAAGTAA
- a CDS encoding thiol protease/hemagglutinin PrtT codes for MKKQLLSMIFLLVFGGYAMNASAEKVNSEKAKQIALKHYYASHPNSRVSNVEVQNIVSSDDGNESYYVVNYQGGGFAIVSGDDNAQPILGYTDEGTFDPNSMPEGLSFLLAGYERYVNGIVSEGVENPAAQREWENIEQGSSSRLTNTTSVAPMTTTKWGQSYNNDRDCGMYGTYNKFAPVTGCETKSCGRAYAGCVALAFSQVLAYWKYESSPSLDFDWDNMPDELRNNTPEVEVDAVAHLIRKCGDLVDMSYSCNGSNAYSSKVATALRGMGYPESVYENRSSYNDDAWVAKIIDHLQNGVPVLYRGRSETAGHLMIFDGWSHDRYFHINLGWTGYGNGNYYLIDDPEGFTQYHGAIFNVIPDNIRKVGSILENPIKVKAGSNGEIDYVDARDNRSYGNDYNGYNNQSSEDIFYRFTLTKNSEVELSTCGSGMSDTYIHLLDENGNLVLENDQARESCPSTDYSYIKTQLSAGTYILVSEGYRDAYGSIKTQIKSKVYVEKPGSSFLNPIELPKPTGQNKWEYDFVDSRDNDSYGNKYVGSTNQPSEDIFYKFELKKKSEVEVSTCGSPMSDTFIHLLDANGNMVFENDEAYESCPSTHYSYLKEMLEPGVYYVVSEGYTNSSGVINTQIKTEEYVMKPGSELAASIPTFLLAINEPSRSYTNTLATYGLGDHFKGYYNQPSEDIFYNFELQTEADVTINTCGSPLYDTYIHLLTEEGVEYMQNDDGGCETYRQSTIQARLAPGKYHVVAEAYYYGAGEIKISIEAVNINPQSGPDFMDMSTGEPELLVDTDGELNIAPNPVGNVLNIQSAEEEIEWRIIDLSGKVYKAGNVKSIDVSDMNSGVWIIEIRSAVDNKKLRFVKK; via the coding sequence ATGAAAAAACAATTACTTAGCATGATTTTCCTTCTTGTATTTGGAGGATACGCTATGAATGCTTCCGCTGAGAAAGTCAACTCTGAAAAAGCGAAGCAAATTGCACTAAAGCATTATTATGCATCCCATCCCAATTCAAGGGTTTCCAATGTCGAAGTGCAAAATATTGTTTCTTCGGACGATGGTAACGAGAGTTATTATGTGGTGAATTACCAAGGTGGTGGTTTTGCCATTGTTTCCGGAGATGACAATGCTCAACCTATCTTAGGCTACACCGATGAAGGAACATTTGATCCTAACTCAATGCCGGAAGGTTTGTCGTTTTTATTGGCAGGTTATGAAAGATATGTCAATGGAATAGTCTCGGAAGGTGTTGAGAATCCTGCTGCCCAGCGAGAGTGGGAAAATATAGAGCAGGGTAGTTCTTCCAGATTGACAAATACAACTTCAGTTGCTCCGATGACTACGACTAAATGGGGCCAATCATACAACAATGATCGAGATTGCGGTATGTACGGAACTTACAACAAGTTCGCTCCAGTTACTGGTTGTGAGACTAAAAGTTGCGGAAGAGCTTATGCTGGATGCGTTGCTTTGGCCTTTAGCCAAGTGTTGGCTTATTGGAAATATGAAAGTAGCCCGAGTCTTGATTTTGATTGGGATAATATGCCTGACGAGCTTAGAAACAATACGCCTGAGGTTGAGGTTGACGCAGTTGCTCATTTGATCAGAAAGTGTGGCGATTTGGTGGATATGAGTTACAGTTGCAATGGTTCGAATGCATATTCGAGCAAGGTGGCGACAGCTTTGAGAGGAATGGGATATCCTGAAAGCGTTTATGAAAATCGTTCAAGCTACAATGACGACGCTTGGGTGGCAAAGATTATTGATCATTTGCAGAATGGCGTGCCAGTGCTTTATAGAGGTAGATCTGAAACAGCTGGGCACTTGATGATTTTTGACGGTTGGAGCCATGATAGATATTTTCATATCAATTTAGGTTGGACAGGCTATGGCAACGGAAACTATTATTTGATCGATGATCCTGAAGGATTTACGCAATATCATGGAGCGATTTTCAATGTGATTCCGGATAATATAAGGAAAGTCGGATCTATATTGGAAAATCCGATTAAAGTTAAAGCTGGATCAAATGGAGAAATTGATTACGTGGATGCGAGAGACAATAGAAGCTATGGCAATGATTACAATGGTTATAACAATCAATCCAGCGAAGATATTTTTTACAGATTTACATTGACCAAGAATTCTGAGGTTGAGCTTTCAACATGCGGCTCGGGAATGTCAGATACATATATTCACCTTTTGGATGAAAATGGCAATTTGGTTTTGGAAAATGATCAAGCCAGAGAGTCTTGCCCAAGCACTGATTATTCTTATATTAAAACTCAGTTGTCCGCGGGAACATATATTTTGGTTTCTGAAGGTTACAGGGATGCTTATGGAAGCATCAAAACGCAAATCAAGTCTAAGGTTTATGTTGAAAAGCCGGGGTCATCCTTCCTTAATCCAATAGAGCTTCCTAAACCAACAGGTCAGAATAAGTGGGAGTATGATTTTGTGGATAGCAGAGACAATGATTCTTATGGAAACAAGTATGTTGGTTCAACAAATCAGCCTAGCGAGGATATATTCTACAAGTTTGAATTAAAGAAAAAATCCGAGGTGGAGGTTTCTACTTGCGGCTCGCCTATGTCGGATACTTTCATTCACCTTTTGGATGCGAATGGAAATATGGTTTTTGAAAATGACGAGGCTTATGAATCTTGTCCAAGCACTCATTATTCGTATTTGAAGGAAATGCTTGAGCCGGGTGTGTATTATGTTGTGTCGGAAGGTTACACAAATTCTTCAGGAGTGATTAATACTCAAATAAAAACGGAAGAGTATGTTATGAAGCCTGGCTCTGAATTGGCGGCTTCGATACCAACTTTCTTATTGGCGATTAATGAGCCATCAAGATCGTATACAAATACATTAGCGACTTATGGCTTGGGTGACCATTTCAAAGGCTATTATAATCAGCCGAGCGAGGATATTTTTTACAATTTTGAATTGCAAACGGAGGCTGATGTGACTATCAATACTTGCGGATCACCTCTTTATGATACTTATATTCACTTATTGACAGAAGAAGGCGTTGAATATATGCAAAATGATGATGGCGGGTGCGAAACGTATAGACAATCGACTATTCAAGCGCGTTTGGCTCCGGGTAAATACCATGTAGTCGCGGAAGCGTATTATTATGGAGCTGGTGAAATAAAGATTTCCATAGAGGCTGTTAATATCAACCCTCAGAGCGGTCCAGATTTTATGGACATGTCAACTGGCGAGCCTGAATTATTAGTTGATACCGATGGAGAATTGAATATTGCTCCAAACCCGGTGGGTAATGTATTGAATATTCAGTCGGCTGAAGAAGAAATTGAGTGGCGAATTATTGATTTGTCAGGCAAAGTGTATAAGGCAGGAAATGTGAAAAGCATTGATGTTTCTGATATGAATTCAGGTGTTTGGATCATTGAAATAAGAAGCGCTGTAGATAATAAAAAGCTGCGCTTTGTGAAAAAATAA
- a CDS encoding calcium/sodium antiporter: MVSILLVLVGFACLIFGANWLVDGASALAKKFNVPDLAIGLTVVAFGTSAPELVVNTFAAYQSHSDIVLGNVIGSNNFNLFIILGLSALIYPIKVQSSTAWKEIPISLTVTIIVIFLLNDFFFVLPSRLSRADGVALLVSFFIFLYYVFKQMKNNTMQETEVPSMSMLKIAGLILLGLSGLVAGGQLVVVNSVYIAESFGVSEKIIGLTIVAAGTSLPELMTSIVASLKKNSDIAIGNVIGSNIFNLLLILSLSGIIHPISFNPKFNLDLYILLGGTMLLLIFMLTGQRKKLDRWEGALLMILYLGYMIYLIVEEL, from the coding sequence ATGGTTTCAATACTGTTAGTGCTTGTAGGATTTGCTTGTTTGATTTTCGGAGCAAATTGGTTAGTGGATGGAGCTTCTGCTTTGGCAAAGAAATTCAATGTGCCGGACTTGGCGATTGGGTTGACAGTCGTTGCCTTTGGCACTTCAGCTCCGGAATTGGTTGTCAACACCTTCGCCGCATATCAAAGCCACTCGGATATTGTATTGGGAAATGTTATAGGAAGCAATAATTTTAACTTGTTTATTATTTTGGGTTTGTCAGCTTTGATATATCCGATCAAGGTTCAATCTTCCACAGCTTGGAAAGAAATTCCTATTTCATTGACGGTAACGATTATAGTCATCTTTTTGCTGAATGATTTTTTCTTTGTGTTGCCTTCGCGGTTGAGTCGTGCGGATGGCGTAGCTCTTTTGGTTTCGTTTTTTATCTTTTTGTATTATGTGTTCAAGCAGATGAAAAATAATACAATGCAGGAAACCGAAGTTCCAAGCATGTCTATGTTGAAGATTGCAGGGTTAATATTGCTTGGCTTGTCGGGGCTTGTGGCAGGAGGACAGCTTGTGGTTGTAAATAGCGTCTATATCGCGGAAAGTTTTGGCGTGAGCGAGAAAATCATTGGCTTGACGATAGTAGCGGCAGGAACTTCTTTGCCTGAGTTGATGACATCAATAGTAGCGTCATTGAAAAAGAATAGCGATATCGCCATTGGCAATGTCATTGGATCTAATATTTTCAACTTGTTGCTTATTCTATCTCTTAGCGGAATAATTCACCCAATAAGTTTTAACCCAAAATTCAATCTGGATTTATATATATTATTAGGCGGAACCATGTTGCTTTTGATTTTTATGCTGACTGGACAACGTAAAAAACTTGATCGATGGGAGGGAGCCTTGTTAATGATTCTATATTTGGGATATATGATATATCTTATAGTGGAGGAACTCTGA
- a CDS encoding head GIN domain-containing protein: MFKTLKNSIFLIIVFCFIGLTAFANKKVKGSGNVISETREISSFSGVKASGMFEIFYTQNDDVSLEVKSDDNLLQYIKTEVKNGTLIIKFEKDISLKKSTKMDIYISSPEMNSITQEGICKFTCQNNLKADELKVVNEGMGKIKLVGDAQSLIINNEGMGNIEASELKSMNVNIKNEGMGKIVVNATNELNVNNEGMGKVRYISEPSQISVQNEGMGSVRKK; the protein is encoded by the coding sequence ATGTTTAAAACATTAAAAAATTCCATCTTCTTAATCATTGTATTCTGCTTTATCGGCTTGACAGCTTTTGCCAACAAAAAAGTGAAAGGAAGCGGAAATGTGATCAGCGAAACCCGAGAGATTTCATCATTTTCAGGGGTCAAAGCGTCCGGTATGTTTGAAATCTTTTACACACAAAATGATGATGTTTCTTTGGAAGTTAAAAGCGATGACAATTTGCTTCAGTACATAAAAACGGAGGTTAAAAATGGCACATTAATCATAAAATTTGAAAAGGACATCAGCTTAAAAAAGTCGACTAAAATGGACATTTATATTTCCTCGCCTGAGATGAACAGTATCACTCAAGAAGGAATCTGCAAATTCACTTGTCAAAATAACTTGAAAGCGGATGAGCTGAAAGTTGTCAATGAAGGCATGGGAAAAATAAAGCTCGTTGGCGATGCCCAATCATTAATCATTAACAATGAGGGCATGGGTAATATCGAGGCAAGCGAATTAAAGTCAATGAATGTCAATATCAAAAATGAAGGCATGGGAAAAATCGTAGTGAATGCGACTAATGAGCTTAATGTCAATAACGAAGGCATGGGCAAGGTTAGATACATAAGCGAACCAAGCCAAATAAGCGTGCAAAACGAAGGCATGGGTTCTGTTAGAAAAAAATAA